In the genome of Diabrotica undecimpunctata isolate CICGRU chromosome 2, icDiaUnde3, whole genome shotgun sequence, the window TAGGGTTTCCCCATACTGGACAAGGATTTAGGAGGAATATAACAAGTTTTTATGAGGTTGCCTATTTTCCAAATGTTTCTGGGTGTATTGATTGCACCCACATCAAGATATCTAATCCAGGTGGTAATAATGGGGAAGTATTTCGTAATAGAAAAGGCTTTTTTTCATTAAATGTGCAGGTATAGATTGATCTTTCTTATCCAGGCCctcattatataaataaattgcaGGTTGTTTCAGGTCCTAGAAGAGAGATTATGGATATTGTTGTTCGACATCCCGGATCAAGTCATGACAGCTTGATATTTGATCTAAGTGCATTACGAGTTAGAATGGAAAGAGGTGAAATTCCAGGATTATTAATAGGTGACAGTGGATATGCATGCAGACACTATCTACTTACTCCAGTATTACAGCcaggtatttattgataattgcCTAAAAAATAGGTTATTTGATGGATATCTCTGTTTAGGTAATGATCAAGAAAATAGGTATAATAGTGCACATATAAGAACAAGAAATGTTGTTGAAAGGCTATTTGGAACCTGGAAAAGACGGTTTCCTTGTCTTCAACGAGGTCTACAAACTAAATTAAATACATCTCTTGCAATAATATGTGCTACAGCAGTACTTTATAATATAGGTttacaagaaaataataatgatgatgatgattttgtagaaaatattgaTGTGCCAGTAAATACAAATGTTAATGATGTGGAACGAGGTTTAAATTTTAGGAGACATTTTATTCACCAATATTTTGCATAAGAATTAAAATACATTATTGAATACTTATCTTATTATAGGTAGATATATGTTAGCATCATCATTAGCTTGATAAAACTTTTTATTCATgatttgttcttttaatttttaaaatttcaatatttaattgTATTCCTTATATCTAACCTTTGTTCAATTGGCATTTGTTTGTTTAGTTTGAGAATACATTATTGAATACTTGCATTATGTTAGCTGTAGTATGTTTTATCTTATTTCTCAAAATATCAGCATCATTATAATTAGCTTGATTACACTTTTTGTTCATGATTTGttcttccaattttttatttttaaaatttcaatagtTTATTTCATTGCTTCCTTATACACAAGCTTTTTTCAATTGGCATTTGTTTAGTTTGATAATACATTATTGAATATTTGTATTATGTTAGATGTAGTATGTTTTATCTTATTTCTGAAAATGTCAGAATGATTATCAGTAGCTTGATTACACGTTTTGTTCATGatttatttttccaattttttatttttaaaatttcaatattttattttatttctttcttatatCTAATCTTTGTTCAGTTCAATTCAAAGTTGTTTATTTTGAGAATACATTATTGAATActtatattatgttaaatatagtatgtttttgtcttatttataaaaatgtatttttttatgttttaatttaaaataaatgagggtTTTTCACTCACTTTGCTCAGACAACTTAAGCAAGTATGTCTTTACTGAGTACAAGGAGTTTCCCTCCTTTTAATTAAGTGTTTATTCCTTTCATAAAACCTTtccttaccaaataaaaattatacaaatttagaatattaatattctttatttaaaaaattatacagttataattaaatacaatataaaatagattattttattttatagcttcatcaggagtaaaCTGTAAACAAttagaacattacaaaaaaatgatgtaattatatatatatatatatatatatatatatatatatatatatacatatgtatatatacatgtatatattgcAGTGGCAGCAATTTACTAAAAATTATGCAAACtcagtattttaataattttcagtaAACAACATAAAAATATGATCTATGTAGCAATCAATACTTAAAAAAACTGAAAGAGAAACATACATAATCTAAAAACAAAAGactatacaacaaataaaaaggtaaaaccataTCTTACCAgctgaaattaaaatattaagaacCTTAAATCTACATTAAATACtatctagaaataaaataaacaggaaggagaatagaaagaaaataacCATGATTTTACAACacaaagtatatattttttttcgtcttatagagggggggtctgaaatcttcaaaagacatctcagtccagtacgccgcctgactgaccttagtgcaggattcattCTTCGTagtcccggcgatagttcccgaggtactttaaaacgcCCTCTCGTCGCTGATTCTACGTCAAATGCCTACCTGCTAAAACAGACCCTCCTCTGACATTCAGTGCTCCGAAAGTGAAAAGGCCACTGTAAGACTGGGTTAACACTATCTTcagttgggaataagccacaatgtttatttatatgttataGTTACTGATGTTTTGATGTCTATGACCAGATATTGTTACCAAAAATAcaaaattgtgatttattttctgaaaataaatcacaattttgTATCTATGATAACAGCCCTCTGGTCAAATAGATtgaaaaaaatcagtaaataaaatatgtaaataaatatattgtggcttattcctaacaTTCTCTCTAAAAATGCAGAGTACCCAACAAAGGAAAAAGATCTTCTAGCGCCTGAAAATATACAATTAATTATAGCCAAATTCTAGTAAcaagtcaaacatgataaaatctATAATTACCCTTTTTTATAGTCTATTAACTTCAATGAAGCTAATTCAGCTTCATCAGTAGCtctctgcctctccttctcagcTGCTTCTCTTAAGGCTTTTGCCCTCAGCATATCTTCTTCCAAAATCTTCATTTTCATCCTGTGAATCTCGTCTTGCTGTCTGATGGTATCCCTCATTTTCTTGGACCGTTGTTTATTTTCAGACAATATTTGTGGTATAGCACCCAGTGCCCTACTAGAAGTAGGAGTGTTTGCTAAAATTGATATTATTGTTAAGTACATATGGCTTTAACTACATTTAAAACACTTACCACTTTGAAGcatatcatcatcatcctctTCTGTATGAACAGCAGGTGTCACACTACAAGTATTACCTGAAACTATTATTAAGTGTACAGGAAGACTGCTCAAAATTATTACATCATACTTACATAACAAGTCCATTTCTTTGAACTCTGTAGTGGGAAAGAAGTGAGGGGGGTCAGAGGCTACTGATGGTCCTGCTATTGAGCTTCCTAGCTGGTTGAACTGTTTTTGGCCTACAATTATACTATGAGTAAAGCACAGTTACAAATTTAGTACATTTACCTTTTTCAAAGACTGCTGTGCTATCAAAAGAACAGTCGATGCTGACGTCTATATTGGGACCAGCCTCTTCAACTAACTCCAGCACTGCATCACACTCTGGCTTCATCGGGGGACCACCACCTGTAGCTAACATGCTGTGACGCAGTGCTGTTGTTTCTTTGCGTTTCctatgataaaaaaattattggtcAATACTTAAGCATTTGCTTAAACTAATAAAAGTATTCTACCTTTGTTTTAGGTTGTTCCACAATTTTCGAAGCTGGTCGCTGGTCCTGATGTTGTTGACCTCAGGCTGGCAGTTATAATTTCTTGTTATTAACTCCCAAGCCATCTTTTTCTCCATTGTCGAAGCACCGTCTGTCCTTTTATTCTCTACCACACCGTTTTCAGTTACCAGCTGGATTAGGAGAACTTTTTCCTTTGTTGAGTAAGGTGCATATTTCATGCCATTTCCACTCATCTAAAATTTAGATAACCAATTTATTTAGCGTACGGCTTATACAGACAATATAATTATAATGATTGTAACGCATTACACACATATAAATATATCCAAAAACAAATATACATGTAGGCATATATTGAACATCTAAAATTATGCCTCAGACACAGTAACAAAATGGAAATTAattctctagaataaatattttttataatatattacatacctTAAAATAGTTAATCCAATATTAATTTCAAACACAAAATATTAATACCAAACACAAAATTTCAGTAAGTATACTATACTATAAACCAACTTTGCGCGGGCTAAAGCACAAACTAAATTTGGCGCTAAAAGTTTAGTCACAATTATGATAAAATTGACAGAATCTTCTTTTTATTCGATATTTATTCGAAACTTACTTTTACTGTACTAATTTTTCGTGCTTGAGATCAACCTTGTACGAGAATACCCGAAGTATCgtttatagaacacaacaaatactTGAGCATGACTTTGACGTAAGTTCGACTTGGCGGAGCACATGCTCAAGCACGGgcttgagtaccgactataaatacgGGGCTTAGGttcaagttgatttcatgtaatgaAATACATGTaataatatgaaatatttttcaataaagtataatatatatatatatatatatatatatatatatatatatatatatatatatatatatatatatatatatatatatatatatatatataacaagcgagtcttctacagctggcgccgcttctcgcatcctaatttccagcgttttctgtcgaagcaatcttcagttgttaaatctctggcggtcattgcatcgtcgacatcgtctctccaggatcatCTTGGCCTACcttgttttcttctagttggcggagtccattcttctattttttttggcgatctattttcaggcattctctgaaggtgtccataccagttaagtcttttggcttcgattgtgtctattatgtctggatcgatttccatttctctccgaatatcttcgtttctcaccctatcaagtctagtgagctggcaacatcgtctccagtagtttatttccatggccttaatttttgatttgtttctttggtctatttcccagagttcggcgccgttcagcccaatactttctattattgttttatagattcttcttttattttcttttgttatttttttattccat includes:
- the LOC140433323 gene encoding uncharacterized protein isoform X2, whose product is MSGNGMKYAPYSTKEKVLLIQLVTENGVVENKRTDGASTMEKKMAWELITRNYNCQPEVNNIRTSDQLRKLWNNLKQRKRKETTALRHSMLATGGGPPMKPECDAVLELVEEAGPNIDVSIDCSFDSTAVFEKGQKQFNQLGSSIAGPSVASDPPHFFPTTEFKEMDLLFSGNTCSVTPAVHTEEDDDDMLQSANTPTSSRALGAIPQILSENKQRSKKMRDTIRQQDEIHRMKMKILEEDMLRAKALREAAEKERQRATDEAELASLKLIDYKKGR
- the LOC140433323 gene encoding uncharacterized protein isoform X1, translated to MSGNGMKYAPYSTKEKVLLIQLVTENGVVENKRTDGASTMEKKMAWELITRNYNCQPEVNNIRTSDQLRKLWNNLKQRKRKETTALRHSMLATGGGPPMKPECDAVLELVEEAGPNIDVSIDCSFDSTAVFEKGQKQFNQLGSSIAGPSVASDPPHFFPTTEFKEMDLLCKYDVIILSSLPVHLIIVSGNTCSVTPAVHTEEDDDDMLQSANTPTSSRALGAIPQILSENKQRSKKMRDTIRQQDEIHRMKMKILEEDMLRAKALREAAEKERQRATDEAELASLKLIDYKKGR